Genomic window (Pseudomonas xantholysinigenes):
GGGTTGGCGGAGCGGAACAGACGGTCGTACAGGCGCACTTCGCACTCGACGCTGCCTTCGGCCGGCACCCAGTGGATCACGCCCTTGACCTTGCGGCCCTCGGGGTTCTTGCCCAGGGTGTCCGGATCGTACGAGCAGCGCAGTTCGACGATGTTGCCGTCGGCATCCTTGATCGCCTCGTCGGCACGAATCACGTAGCTGCCGCGCAGGCGCACTTCACCGGCCGGTTCCAGGCGCTTGTAGCCTTTTGGCGGCTCTTCCATGAAGTCGTCGCGGTCGATGTACAGCTCACGGGCGAACGGCAGCACGCGCACGCCCATGTCCTCTTTCGGGTGGCGTGGCAGTTCGAGCTGCTCGACCTGGCCCTCGGGGTAGTTGCTGATGACCACCTTCAGCGGACGCAGCACGCACATGGCGCGCGGCGCGGTACGGTCAAGGTCGTCGCGGATGCTGAACTCGAGCATCGACATGTCGACCACGCCGTCGGAACGGTTGGTGCCGATCATCTCGCAGAAGTTGCGGATCGAGGCCGGGGTGTAGCCACGGCGACGGTAGCCCGACAGCGTCGACATGCGCGGGTCGTCCCAGGCCTCGACATGGCCTTCGTCGACCAGTTGCTTGAGCTTGCGCTTGGAGGTGATGGTGTAGTTCAGGTTCAGGCGGCTGAACTCGTACTGGCGCGGGTGCGCCGGCACCGGCAGCTTGTCGAGGAACCATTCGTACAGCGGACGGTGGCTTTCGAACTCGAGCGTGCAGATCGAGTGGGTGATGCCCTCGATGGCGTCCGACTGGCCGTGGGTGAAGTCGTAGTTGGGGTAGATGCACCACTTGTCACCGGTCTGGTGGTGGTGGGCATGGCGGATGCGGTACATGATCGGGTCGCGCAGGTTCATGTTCGGCGAGGCCATGTCGATCTTGGCCCGCAGCACGCGCTCGCCATCCTTGAACTCGCCGGCCTTCATGCGCGCGAACAGGTCGAGGTTCTCTTCGACGCTGCGCTCGCGGAACGGGCTGTTCTTGCCAGGTTCGGTCAAGCTGCCACGGTATTCCTTGGCCTGCTCGGGGGTCAGGTCGCAGACATAGGCATTGCCCGACTTGATCAGGTCCACCGCCCAGTCGTGCAACTGCTCGAAGTAGTCCGAGGCGTAGCGCACCTGCCCTGCCCAGTCGAAGCCCAGCCACTTGACATCACGCTGGATGGAGTCGATGTACTCCTGGTCTTCCTTGGCCGGGTTGGTGTCGTCGAAACGCAGGTGGCAAACACCGCCGAACTCCTTGGCCAGGCCGAAGTTGACGCAGATCGACTTGGCATGGCCGATGTGCAGGTAGCCATTGGGCTCCGGCGGGAAACGGGTGACGATGCTCTGGTGCTTGCCCGCGTCCAGGTCGGCCTGGACGATCGGCCGCAGGAAGTTCACAGGGACGGCGGGGGCGCCTTTGGCAGCGGCGTTTGGCGCGTTGTCGGCAGTGGGCTTGCTCATAGTGTCCTTGAATGCAGGTAGCCGGCCGGGTAGGCCGATTGAATCAAAGCGCCTATCATAGCCGAAGCAGTCAAGCCGCTGACAGCCAAAGTGCCCACAAAAGTGCCGACAAAGTGGCACGTTTTGTCGCCCCGAGGCGGCGCAATCCGGCACAATGACGGCCCAGCGGCCTGCGTCACGGTTGCCTGATCCTGCGTCAGGTAGCAAAAGCGCCCTGCACAACTAATTCCCGAATGCCTTGAAAAGAGCGAATTTCAGCATGTCCAAAGTCAAACTGAGCACCAACCACGGCGACATCGTCCTGCAACTGGATGCCGAAAAAGCCCCGCTGACCACCGAAAACTTCGTTCAGTACGTCAAGGAAGGCCACTACAATGGCACCGTCTTCCACCGCGTGATCAAGGGCTTCATGATCCAGGGCGGCGGTTTCGAGCCAGGCATGAGCCAGAAGAAAACCCGCGCCAGCATCCAGAACGAAGCCGACAACGGCCTGAAGAACACCAAGTACAGCATCGCCATGGCCCGCACCATGGAGCCGCACTCGGCCTCCGCGCAGTTCTTCATCAACGCCTCCGACAACGACTTCCTCAACCACAGCGGCAAGAACGTGCAGGGCTGGGGTTACGCGGTGTTCGGTGAAGTGATCGAAGGCAAGGAAATCGTCGACGCCATCGAGAAAGTCGCCACCGGCTCCAAGTCTGGCCACCAGGACGTGCCAAAAGACGACGTGATCATCGAGAAAGCCGAGATCTTTGAGTGATTCTGCTGATCTCCGATCTGCACCTGCAAGAAGAACGCCCGGACATTACCCGGGCGTTTCTTGATCTGCTCGACGGTCGCGCGCGGCATGCCAAGGCGCTGTACATCCTCGGCGACTTCTTCGAGGCCTGGATCGGCGACGACGCCATGACCGCGTTCCAGCAGTCGATCTGCCAGGCCTTGCGCCGGCTGGCCGACAGCGGCACGGCGATCTACCTGATGCACGGCAACCGCGACTTCCTCATCGGCCAGGCATTCTGCCAGGCCGCTGGCTGCACCCTGCTCGACGACCCCTGCGTGGTCGAGCTGGGCGGCGAGCCGGTATTGCTGATGCACGGCGACACCCTGTGCACCCGCGATATCGGCTACATGAAGCTGCGCCGCTACCTGCGCAACCCGCTGAGCCTGTGGATCCTGCGGCACCTGCCGCTGTCGACACGGCAGAAGCTGGCGCGCAAGCTGCGCAGCGAGAGCCAATCGCAGACGCGCATGAAGAACACCGAGATCGTCGACGTCACCCCGGACGAAGTGCCGAAAGTGATGGCGGCCCACGGCGTGCGCACCCTGGTGCATGGCCACACCCATCGCCCGGCACTGCACAAGCTGGTGGTCGACGGCCAGCCGGCGCGACGTATCGTGCTGGGTGACTGGGATCGACGGGGCTGGGCGTTGCAGGTGGATGAACAGGGTTTCCAACTGGCCCCGTTCGAGTTCGCCTGAGCCGAGGTTGCGCTCGACATCCCCGCCTGGGGATCTCAGCGGATCTGGTGCTTGTGCAGCAGGCGATAGAACGTCGGCCTGGACACCCCCAGCACTTTCGCCGCGATACTCAGGTTGTCACTGTGGCGGTTCAGCACATCGCACAGGGCCTGGCGCTCGGCGCGGTGCTTGTAGTCCTCCAGGGTTCCCAACGGCTGGTCCTGCTCCGGCAGTTCCTGCAAACCCAGGTCCTGGGCTTCGATCTGCCGCCCTTCGGCCAGCACCAGGCCGCGCCTGACCCGGTTGGCCAGCTCACGCACATTGCCTGGCCAGTCGTGCCGGCCCATGGCCGCCAAGGCCGACTCGCTGAATGAACGCGGGCGCCTGCCCGTTTCCAGGCTGTAGAACTGTGAAAAGTGGCTGGCCAGCATCGACAGGTCGCCATGCCGGTCGCGCAAGGGCGCGGTCACGACCTGCAGGACATTGAGGCGGTAATACAGGTCCTCGCGAAAACGCCCTTGCCCGATGGCCTTTTCCAGATCCACATGGGTCGCCGCAAGCACCCTGACATCCACCGCGATGGGCTGGTTGCCGCCAACCCGTTCGATGTGTTTTTCCTGCAGGAAACGCAGCAAATTGGCCTGCAACTCCAGGGGAAGATCGCCGATCTCGTCGAGAAACAGCGTGCCGCCATTGGCCGCTTCGATGCGCCCCACCTTGCGCTGATGAGCCCCGGTGAAGGCGCCCTTCTCATGGCCGAACAACTCGGACTGGATCAAGTGCTCGGGGATGGCACCGCAATTGATGGCGATGAACGGTTTGTCACGGCGTTGGCTCTGCCGGTGCAACGTACGCGCCACCAGTTCCTTGCCCGTGCCGCTTTCACCGCGGATCAGTACCGGCGATTCGGTGGGCGCCAGCTTGCCCAGTAACTTGCGCAATTCGCGGATTGGCCGGCTTTCGCCGAGCAATTCGTGCTCAGGCTCATCGACCCGCACCGCCCCTTTGCCGCGCAGGCGTGCCATGCCGAACGCGCGCCCCAGGGTGACCTGGACCCGCGAGACATCGAACGGCAAGGTATGAAAGTCGAAAAACCACTCGCAGACGAAGTCGCCGACATTTTGCAGGCGTAGCTCTTCGGTACTGAGCACGGCGATCCATTCGGTGTTGCTGCGTTTGATCAGGTCCTTGACCGCCTCGGGATGGCGCAGGTGCGAGGCCTGCAACCGGACCAGACCGACGTCGCAGGGCTGCTCGAGGGCGGCATCCAAGGTGCAACTGCGCACCTCCCAACCGACGCTGCGCAAACCAGGGAGCAAACGGTGGCAATCGTCGCAGGGGTCGACGATCAGCAAGCGGCGCAGGGAAGCAGGTTCAAGCATGACCGTTCCTTGGCGCCAGTTTTTGGTTTTTAACGTATAAACAGTTAGTTGCGACGCCAAAATTAACAGTAGCAACGAACTTGACGCCCTCCATGACCGTTGGTCAGCCCGCCCCGTCCGTTAAAAGCCCACCAGGAATTCTCGCCGGTATTTGCCGTCATAGGCGGCGGACACATCCACAATAAAGCCCACGCCGTTAAAAAATTTTCTACAGCCATGTGACTTCAACCCTGACCTGGAGCATCAGTACGAATAACCCCGCGCTGTAGACTTTCGTACAACTGCCGCGCGGAACTTAATTCCGCTGTTTGGGACCATGAGAGAGACCGAACCATGAATGCCCCGCTCCGTGTCAACGAAGCACTGCTGATCGCCGACCACGCCTTCGAGCCCTTCCAGTGCGTTGCCTGGGATGCCCCCAACGGGACTGGTGAACTGAGCCTGGCAGTGATCGACCGGACCAGCACCCGCATCGGCAGCAAGCAAGTGTCCTCGCGGGTCTATTCCGACCCTGCGCAATGGGCCAGCCTGATCGAGGAAGTGCGCGCCGAACTGTCGCGCCAGGGCTATGACCTGCAACCCTGGTCGATGCCGAAGTAAACATTGCATCCATGCCAAGTGCGTGCCTGGCACGCACTTGTTGCACTGCCCGTCTTTAATTCGCAGCAACTTCACACTTGTGACAAAGTGTCGCACCCGCTACGTTCAACTATCCGGCGTGAACTGTTCGATATGTCGATAGTCGGCATTTAGTTGCTCGGCAAGTTGCCGTGCGCGACCGACACGCACCGCCGTCATTTCCATGTCCACCAGCAAGGTAGCGCACGGCATGGGTTGCGGTGTGCGCCATTGGCGCAGACGGCCATCCGTCAGCACCAGGCAGCGCTGCACCTCATGGGGCAGGCGCTTGCCGCGCGCCAGCAGCCACAGCCGAGCCTCCTCGAGCGCCGCGAACAACGGGGTTCCACCACCCGCGCCCAGGGCCTGCAGCCAAGGCTGTAACGCCGCCGACGCCTTGAGCCCATGGCGCTGCCATTGCGGCTTGCTGCCGCTGGCCGTTAGCAACGCCAACCGCGCCCGTTGTCGATAGGCCTGGTCGAACAGACCGGCCAGCAAGCCTTTGGCCTGAGCCAGGGCCTGGTGGCGACGGGTCGAGGCCGAGGCATCGACGATCACCAGCCACAGCTCGGGGGGCTGGGCCTGGCGCTGTTGCCAGCACAGGTCGCGGCGCTGAAGCGGCCGCCCCTTGAGCAAGGTTGGCAGCCAGGCGATACGGCCACTGTCGGCCGCGCGCGCGCGACCACGGGCAGCACCCGACAATTGACCGACGCGGGGTCTGGCATCCGTCGCCTGGGCGTTGCGCGCGCGGATGCTCAGGGCTTTTTTGCCCAGTTCGGCACCTCGCGACGAGGCCCGCCGCCCACCAGCTGGGGTGGCAAGGCGCCCCAGTCGCCCTGCCCGGCCTGGAGATCCTGCGCCGGCGACGGCTCGCCCGCCGACGTGGACTGCGGCGCCGGCGCATCCGCACGGCGTCGATGGCGCAAGGCAAACTCAGCCACCGCCTCGACATCCACTTCCTCGATCCGCGTGCCAGCACGCCAGGCCGCATGAGCCCGAGCAGCGCGCAGCCAGACCAGGTCGGCGCGCAGGCCATCGACCCCTGCGGCGAAACAACGCTCGGTAATCCAGGCCAGGGCCTGGTCGTCCAGGGCTATGCCGGCCAGGCGCTCGCGTGCGGCCCGGCAGCGCTCGCGCAAGTCGGCCTGCGCAGCGGCCCAGTCGGCGCAGAAGGCCTCGGGATCGGTGTCAAACGCCAGGCGCCGGCGAATAATCTGTTGGCGTTCCTGCGGGGCCGGCAGGCCCTCGAGGGCGACGTTCAGGCCAAAGCGGTCGAGCAGCTGCGGGCGCAGCTCGCCCTCCTCCGGGTTCATGGTGCCGATCAGTACGAAACGCGCCGCATGACGATGGGAAATGCCATCGCGCTCGACACGGTTGGTACCGCTGGCAGCCACGTCCAGCAGCAGGTCGACCAGTGGATCGGGCAACAAGTTGACCTCGTCCACGTACAGCACGCCCCCATCGGCCTGGGCCAGTACGCCGGGGGAAAAACGGGCCTGGCCCTGGCCCAGCGCGGCATCCAGATCGAGCGTACCGACCAGGCGCTCTTCAGTGGCGCCCAAGGGCAAGGTCACGAACGGGCCATCGCCCAGCAGGTCTGCCAGGCCCCGGGCCAGGGTGCTCTTGGCCATGCCGCGCGGGCCTTCGATCAACACGCCACCGATCTTCGGGTCGATGGCGGTCAGGCACAGGGCCAGTTTGAGATCGTCGGCAGCGACCACGGCCGCCAGGGGAAATTGCACGGGTTCGCTCATGTTCAGCAGTCTTCCTCGCCGTCGAGCAACTGCTGCTCGAGGCTGTCGCGGTATTCGCCCGGCTCCTGCCACAAACCGCGCTGCTGGGCTTCCAGCAGGCGCTCGGTGAGGTCGCGCAGGGCCTCTGGGTTGTGTTCGCGGAGAAAATCACGGGTGCCAGGGTCGAGCACATAGGCATCGGCCAGGCCTTGGTAATGGTGATCGTCGATCAGGTGCGTGGTGGCGTCGAAGGCAAACAGGTTGTCGACTGTCGCCGCCAGCTCGAAGGCGCCTTTATAGCCATGGCGCTTGGCACCGTCGATCCACTTGGGGTTGAGGGCGCGGGCGCGGATCACCCGGTTCAACTCTTCCTTCAAGGTACGGATGCGTGGCCGGTCGGCCTGGCTGTGATCACCGTGGTAACTGGCCCGGGTGGTGCCGGCCAGGGTCTCGGCGGCGGCAAGCATGCCACCCTGGAACTGGTAGTAGTCGTTGGAGTCGAGCAGGTCGTGCTCGTGGTTGTCCTGATTCTGCAGCACCGCCTGCACCTGGGCCAGGCGCTGGGCGAAGCGGGCCCGGGCCGGGGTGCCGTCGTCGCTGGCGCCATAGGCGTAGCCGCCGTGATTGAGGTAGACCTCGGCCAGGTCGTCACGACTGTGCCACAAGCGCCCGTCGATGGCGTTCTGCACCCCGGCGCCGTAGGCACCGGGCTTGGCGCCGAACACCCGCCAACCTGCCTGACGCGCTGCCTGGTCGGCGTCCAGACCCTCGGCGAGTAGGGTTTGCCGCTCGGCACGCACACGGGCGGCCAGCGGGTTCCAGTCGTCCGGCTCGTCCAGCGCCGCCACTGCCTGCACCGCCGCGTCGAACAGACGGATCAGGTTACCGAAGGCATCGCGGAAGAACCCGGACACCCGCAGTGTCACATCCACCCGCGGCCGGTCAAGCAGGCTCAAGGGCAAGATCTCGAAGTCGTCGACCCGCTGGCTGCCGGTGGCCCAGACCGGGCGCACGCCCATCAAGGCCATGGCCTGGGCGATATCGTCACCGCCGGTGCGCATGGTCGCCGTGCCCCACACCGACAGACCCAATTGGCGCAAGTGATCGCCGTGGTCCTGCAGGTGGCGTTCGAGAATCAGGTTGGCCGAGGCGAAGCCCAAGCGCCAGGCCGTGGTGGTGGGCAGGTTGCGCACATCGACGGTATAGAAGTTGCGCCCGGTGGGCAGCACGTCCAGGCGCCCTCGGCTGGGGGCGCCGCTGGGCCCGGCCGGCACGAAGCGTCCCGCCAGGGCCGCCAGCAAGCCATCCATCTCGGCATCACCGCAAGCGTCGAGACGGGGTGCGACATCCGCCACCAGCGCCGCCAGCACTGCTCCCACCGGCTGCCAGCCAGGCGCTTGCGGCAGCTCGACAGCTGCGCTCAACGACTGCTTGATCAAGCTCAATGCCAGCAGTTCCAAGCGTTCGCGGGTATCACCGCAGGTCCGCCACAAGGCGCCGTCCAGCGCCTGCAGCTGCGCGGGGCGCGGCCCGTCCCAGGCCTGGCCAAGGTCGCAATCCAGCGGATCGAAGCCCAGCTCAAGCGCCTTGGCCAGGACACGAATCAAGCTGGCATTAC
Coding sequences:
- a CDS encoding peptidylprolyl isomerase, whose amino-acid sequence is MSKVKLSTNHGDIVLQLDAEKAPLTTENFVQYVKEGHYNGTVFHRVIKGFMIQGGGFEPGMSQKKTRASIQNEADNGLKNTKYSIAMARTMEPHSASAQFFINASDNDFLNHSGKNVQGWGYAVFGEVIEGKEIVDAIEKVATGSKSGHQDVPKDDVIIEKAEIFE
- a CDS encoding UDP-2,3-diacylglucosamine diphosphatase, with protein sequence MILLISDLHLQEERPDITRAFLDLLDGRARHAKALYILGDFFEAWIGDDAMTAFQQSICQALRRLADSGTAIYLMHGNRDFLIGQAFCQAAGCTLLDDPCVVELGGEPVLLMHGDTLCTRDIGYMKLRRYLRNPLSLWILRHLPLSTRQKLARKLRSESQSQTRMKNTEIVDVTPDEVPKVMAAHGVRTLVHGHTHRPALHKLVVDGQPARRIVLGDWDRRGWALQVDEQGFQLAPFEFA
- a CDS encoding sigma-54 dependent transcriptional regulator, with product MLEPASLRRLLIVDPCDDCHRLLPGLRSVGWEVRSCTLDAALEQPCDVGLVRLQASHLRHPEAVKDLIKRSNTEWIAVLSTEELRLQNVGDFVCEWFFDFHTLPFDVSRVQVTLGRAFGMARLRGKGAVRVDEPEHELLGESRPIRELRKLLGKLAPTESPVLIRGESGTGKELVARTLHRQSQRRDKPFIAINCGAIPEHLIQSELFGHEKGAFTGAHQRKVGRIEAANGGTLFLDEIGDLPLELQANLLRFLQEKHIERVGGNQPIAVDVRVLAATHVDLEKAIGQGRFREDLYYRLNVLQVVTAPLRDRHGDLSMLASHFSQFYSLETGRRPRSFSESALAAMGRHDWPGNVRELANRVRRGLVLAEGRQIEAQDLGLQELPEQDQPLGTLEDYKHRAERQALCDVLNRHSDNLSIAAKVLGVSRPTFYRLLHKHQIR
- a CDS encoding vWA domain-containing protein; this encodes MSGAARGRARAADSGRIAWLPTLLKGRPLQRRDLCWQQRQAQPPELWLVIVDASASTRRHQALAQAKGLLAGLFDQAYRQRARLALLTASGSKPQWQRHGLKASAALQPWLQALGAGGGTPLFAALEEARLWLLARGKRLPHEVQRCLVLTDGRLRQWRTPQPMPCATLLVDMEMTAVRVGRARQLAEQLNADYRHIEQFTPDS
- a CDS encoding ATP-binding protein, which codes for MSEPVQFPLAAVVAADDLKLALCLTAIDPKIGGVLIEGPRGMAKSTLARGLADLLGDGPFVTLPLGATEERLVGTLDLDAALGQGQARFSPGVLAQADGGVLYVDEVNLLPDPLVDLLLDVAASGTNRVERDGISHRHAARFVLIGTMNPEEGELRPQLLDRFGLNVALEGLPAPQERQQIIRRRLAFDTDPEAFCADWAAAQADLRERCRAARERLAGIALDDQALAWITERCFAAGVDGLRADLVWLRAARAHAAWRAGTRIEEVDVEAVAEFALRHRRRADAPAPQSTSAGEPSPAQDLQAGQGDWGALPPQLVGGGPRREVPNWAKKP
- a CDS encoding glutamine--tRNA ligase/YqeY domain fusion protein gives rise to the protein MSKPTADNAPNAAAKGAPAVPVNFLRPIVQADLDAGKHQSIVTRFPPEPNGYLHIGHAKSICVNFGLAKEFGGVCHLRFDDTNPAKEDQEYIDSIQRDVKWLGFDWAGQVRYASDYFEQLHDWAVDLIKSGNAYVCDLTPEQAKEYRGSLTEPGKNSPFRERSVEENLDLFARMKAGEFKDGERVLRAKIDMASPNMNLRDPIMYRIRHAHHHQTGDKWCIYPNYDFTHGQSDAIEGITHSICTLEFESHRPLYEWFLDKLPVPAHPRQYEFSRLNLNYTITSKRKLKQLVDEGHVEAWDDPRMSTLSGYRRRGYTPASIRNFCEMIGTNRSDGVVDMSMLEFSIRDDLDRTAPRAMCVLRPLKVVISNYPEGQVEQLELPRHPKEDMGVRVLPFARELYIDRDDFMEEPPKGYKRLEPAGEVRLRGSYVIRADEAIKDADGNIVELRCSYDPDTLGKNPEGRKVKGVIHWVPAEGSVECEVRLYDRLFRSANPEKTEDGGSFLDNINPDSLQVLSGCRAEPSLGQAQAEDRFQFEREGYFCADLKDSQPGRPVFNRTVTLRDSWGS